The following coding sequences lie in one Xanthomonas hyacinthi genomic window:
- a CDS encoding CheR family methyltransferase, translating into MTSTDTITEQEFGKFQRFIFDAAGITISPAKKAMLCGRLGKRLKAHSLQTYTQYLKLLESREGGAEVQTAIDLLTTNETYFFREPKHFDLLRKLAGEHKGNAPFRIWSAASSTGEEAYSMAMVLDDALQGRPYEVVGTDISTRVLAKARSGHYPLQRIEHMPPALLKRYCLKGRGEYEGSLLIDRKLRDNVRFLHANLNTALPNLGQFDVIFLRNVMIYFNGQTKREVVARVLSTLKRGGIFCIGHSESLNEVNNEVVQVAPAVYRKP; encoded by the coding sequence ATGACCAGCACCGACACCATCACCGAGCAGGAATTCGGCAAGTTCCAGCGCTTCATCTTCGACGCCGCCGGCATCACCATTTCCCCGGCCAAGAAGGCGATGCTGTGCGGGCGCCTGGGCAAGCGCCTGAAGGCGCATTCGCTGCAGACCTACACCCAGTACCTGAAGCTGCTGGAAAGCCGCGAAGGCGGCGCCGAGGTGCAGACCGCGATCGACCTGCTGACCACCAACGAAACCTATTTCTTCCGCGAACCCAAGCACTTCGACCTGCTGCGCAAGCTGGCCGGCGAGCACAAGGGCAATGCGCCGTTCCGCATCTGGAGCGCGGCCAGTTCCACCGGCGAGGAGGCCTACAGCATGGCGATGGTGCTGGACGACGCGCTGCAGGGCCGCCCCTACGAAGTGGTCGGCACCGACATCAGCACCCGCGTGCTGGCCAAGGCGCGCAGCGGCCACTATCCGCTGCAGCGCATCGAACACATGCCGCCGGCGCTGCTCAAGCGCTACTGCCTGAAGGGCCGCGGCGAGTACGAAGGCAGCCTGCTGATCGACCGCAAGCTGCGCGACAACGTGCGCTTCCTGCATGCCAACCTCAATACCGCGCTGCCCAACCTCGGCCAGTTCGACGTGATCTTCCTGCGCAACGTGATGATCTACTTCAACGGCCAGACCAAGCGCGAAGTGGTCGCGCGGGTGCTGTCCACGCTCAAGCGCGGCGGCATCTTCTGCATCGGCCATTCGGAAAGCCTGAACGAGGTCAACAACGAGGTCGTGCAGGTGGCGCCGGCGGTGTACCGCAAGCCATGA
- the gpmA gene encoding 2,3-diphosphoglycerate-dependent phosphoglycerate mutase has translation MTRKLVLLRHGQSQWNLDNRFTGWVDVDLTEQGRQEAAAAGRLLREEGLQFDVAHTSVLKRAIHTLQGALKELDQDWLPVHKSWRLNERHYGGLQGLDKAETAARHGEEQVKIWRRSYDIPPPPMDAADPGHPLHDRRYATLDRNALPATESLATTLERVLPYWHDAIAPQLKAGQTVLVTAHGNSLRALYKYLNGVSREEILELNIPTGIPLLFELDDELKVQSYRYLGDPEAAKKAAEAVANQGKAR, from the coding sequence GTGACCCGCAAACTCGTACTGTTGCGCCATGGCCAGAGCCAGTGGAACCTGGATAACCGCTTCACCGGCTGGGTGGACGTGGATCTCACCGAGCAGGGCCGCCAGGAAGCCGCCGCCGCCGGCCGCCTGCTGCGCGAGGAGGGGCTGCAGTTCGACGTGGCGCATACCTCGGTGCTCAAGCGCGCCATCCACACCCTGCAGGGCGCATTGAAGGAACTGGACCAGGACTGGCTGCCGGTGCACAAGAGCTGGCGCCTCAACGAGCGCCACTACGGCGGCCTGCAGGGCCTGGACAAGGCCGAGACCGCGGCCAGGCACGGCGAGGAGCAGGTCAAGATCTGGCGCCGTTCCTACGACATTCCGCCGCCGCCGATGGACGCCGCCGATCCGGGCCATCCGCTGCACGATCGCCGCTACGCCACCCTCGACCGCAACGCGCTGCCGGCCACCGAGTCGCTGGCGACCACGCTCGAGCGCGTGCTGCCGTACTGGCACGATGCGATCGCGCCGCAGCTGAAGGCCGGGCAGACCGTGCTGGTCACCGCGCACGGCAACTCGCTGCGCGCGCTGTACAAGTATTTGAACGGCGTCTCGCGCGAGGAAATCCTGGAGCTCAACATCCCCACCGGCATCCCGCTGTTGTTCGAACTGGACGACGAATTGAAGGTGCAGTCCTACCGCTATCTCGGCGATCCGGAAGCGGCGAAGAAGGCGGCCGAGGCCGTGGCCAACCAGGGCAAGGCCAGGTAG
- a CDS encoding EAL domain-containing response regulator, with product MPLVHEIATLRQFDTVLVVDDSQVQREHALALCLRLGAVAVEGVADGHAALARIAQGPPPGLLIVDLEMPGMDGVQLLDALARCNLRVPIVVASQRGAALIDSVLQVGRASGLQVLAGLEKPLRAAELDAALQAHPPQLAPAARNDASLGDATDAAMLHEALRRGDIEVAYQPKVDMRSGQVSGVEALARWRHPQNGQIAPDRFIALAEREGLIHALTASVADQAMARLATWKQSGFRLTLAINLSPCLLQDPGLLDELHSQLRRHGLVPADVILEITESSLVQASALGMLARLRLQGFGLSLDDYGTGFSSLQQLTRIPFTELKIDRIFVHDAHRSRNLRTVLESALGMAQRLGLSTVAEGIETVEDWQLLQELGCDLGQGYLLARPMGGGALTTWLLEHQARLHEHGPTAAQAPHH from the coding sequence ATGCCGCTCGTCCACGAAATCGCCACGCTCCGCCAGTTCGACACGGTCCTGGTCGTCGACGACAGCCAGGTCCAGCGCGAACACGCGCTGGCGTTGTGCCTGCGGCTGGGCGCGGTGGCGGTCGAAGGCGTGGCCGACGGCCATGCCGCGCTGGCGCGGATCGCCCAGGGGCCGCCGCCGGGGCTGCTGATCGTGGACCTGGAAATGCCCGGCATGGACGGCGTGCAGTTGCTCGACGCCCTGGCCCGCTGCAACCTGCGGGTGCCGATCGTGGTCGCCTCGCAGCGCGGCGCGGCGCTGATCGACTCGGTGCTGCAGGTCGGCCGCGCCAGCGGCCTGCAGGTGCTGGCCGGCCTGGAGAAACCGCTGCGCGCGGCCGAACTCGACGCGGCCTTGCAGGCGCACCCGCCGCAACTCGCGCCGGCCGCGCGCAACGACGCCAGCCTGGGCGATGCGACCGACGCGGCGATGCTGCACGAGGCGCTGCGCCGCGGCGACATCGAAGTGGCGTACCAGCCCAAGGTGGACATGCGCAGCGGCCAGGTCAGCGGCGTGGAAGCGCTGGCGCGCTGGCGGCATCCGCAGAACGGGCAGATCGCACCGGACCGCTTCATCGCCCTGGCCGAACGCGAAGGCTTGATCCACGCGCTGACCGCCAGCGTCGCCGACCAGGCGATGGCGCGGCTGGCGACCTGGAAGCAGTCCGGCTTCCGCCTGACCCTGGCGATCAACCTGTCGCCGTGCCTGTTGCAGGACCCGGGACTGCTCGACGAACTGCACAGCCAACTGCGCCGCCACGGGCTGGTGCCGGCCGACGTGATCCTGGAGATCACCGAAAGCTCGCTGGTCCAGGCCAGCGCGCTGGGCATGCTGGCGCGGCTGCGGCTGCAGGGCTTCGGCCTGTCGCTGGACGACTACGGCACCGGCTTTTCCTCGCTGCAACAGCTGACCCGCATCCCCTTCACCGAACTGAAGATCGACCGCATCTTCGTGCACGACGCGCACCGCAGCCGCAACCTGCGCACCGTGCTGGAATCGGCGCTGGGCATGGCCCAGCGGCTGGGCCTGAGCACCGTTGCCGAAGGCATCGAAACGGTGGAGGACTGGCAACTGCTGCAGGAACTGGGCTGCGACCTGGGCCAGGGCTATCTGCTGGCGCGGCCGATGGGCGGCGGCGCGCTGACCACCTGGCTGCTCGAGCACCAGGCCCGGCTGCACGAACACGGCCCCACCGCGGCGCAAGCGCCGCATCACTGA
- a CDS encoding protein-glutamate methylesterase/protein-glutamine glutaminase, giving the protein MTTTIKAMVVDDSAVVRQVLVAVLNEAPGIEVIAAAADPLLAMDKMRQQWPDVIVLDVEMPKMDGITFLRKIMSERPTPVVICSTLTEKGARVTMDALAAGAVAVVTKPKLGLKQFLTDSAEELVATVRSAARANVKRLAARNAAPPVEAEVKHSADVILPAQGGRPLAQTTERVIAIGTSTGGTQALEEVLTALPRVSPGIVIVQHMPEKFTAAFAARLDTLCHISVKEAANNDRVVPGRALIAPGGKHMLLRRSGAQYFVEVVDGPPVNRHRPSVDVLFRSAARAAGANALGIIMTGMGDDGAVGLLEMRQAGARTVAQDEQSSVVFGMPKEAIKRGGAEKILPLGSMAREIVQ; this is encoded by the coding sequence ATGACGACGACGATCAAGGCCATGGTGGTCGACGATTCGGCGGTGGTGCGCCAGGTGCTGGTGGCGGTGCTCAACGAAGCGCCCGGCATCGAGGTGATCGCCGCGGCCGCCGATCCGCTGCTGGCGATGGACAAGATGCGCCAGCAATGGCCGGACGTGATCGTGCTGGACGTGGAAATGCCGAAGATGGACGGCATCACCTTCCTGCGCAAGATCATGAGCGAGCGCCCCACCCCGGTGGTGATCTGCTCCACGCTCACCGAGAAGGGCGCGCGGGTGACCATGGACGCGCTGGCCGCCGGCGCGGTGGCGGTGGTGACCAAGCCCAAGCTCGGCCTGAAGCAGTTCCTCACCGACTCGGCCGAGGAACTGGTGGCCACGGTGCGCAGCGCCGCGCGCGCCAACGTCAAGCGCCTGGCCGCACGCAACGCCGCGCCGCCGGTGGAAGCGGAGGTCAAGCACAGCGCCGACGTGATCCTGCCGGCGCAGGGCGGACGCCCGCTGGCGCAGACCACCGAACGGGTGATCGCGATCGGCACCTCCACCGGCGGCACCCAGGCGCTGGAGGAAGTGCTGACCGCACTGCCGCGGGTCAGCCCCGGCATCGTCATCGTCCAGCACATGCCGGAGAAGTTCACCGCCGCGTTCGCCGCGCGGCTGGACACGCTGTGCCACATTTCGGTGAAGGAAGCGGCCAACAACGACCGCGTGGTCCCGGGCCGCGCGCTGATCGCGCCCGGCGGCAAGCACATGCTGCTGCGCCGCAGCGGCGCGCAGTATTTCGTCGAGGTGGTGGACGGGCCGCCGGTGAACCGGCACCGGCCGTCGGTGGACGTGCTGTTCCGCTCCGCCGCGCGCGCCGCCGGCGCCAATGCGCTGGGCATCATCATGACCGGCATGGGCGACGACGGCGCGGTCGGCCTGCTGGAGATGCGCCAGGCCGGCGCGCGCACCGTGGCCCAGGACGAACAGAGCAGCGTGGTGTTCGGCATGCCCAAGGAAGCGATCAAGCGCGGCGGCGCGGAGAAGATCCTGCCGCTGGGATCGATGGCGCGCGAAATCGTGCAGTAG
- the nfi gene encoding deoxyribonuclease V (cleaves DNA at apurinic or apyrimidinic sites), whose amino-acid sequence MDTPSHKVFGDWDGSLMQARALQATLARQVRLQDEVADPPRWLAGFDVGFEDEGRITRAAAVLIDAETLQPQQAEIARVPTSMPYVPGLLSFRELPALLAALGLLRQRPDLVFVDGQGIAHPRRLGIAAHFGVVSGLPSIGVAKKLLAGRYDEPGPQAGERSPIVHRGETVGWALRSKPRCNPLIVSPGHRVAVDSALHWTLRYLRGYRLPEPTRLADRLASRRGEVAVQAAGIIGRSRLLL is encoded by the coding sequence ATGGACACTCCTTCGCACAAGGTCTTCGGCGACTGGGACGGCAGCCTCATGCAGGCGCGGGCGCTGCAGGCCACGCTGGCCAGGCAGGTACGGCTGCAGGACGAAGTGGCGGACCCGCCGCGCTGGCTGGCCGGGTTCGATGTCGGTTTCGAGGACGAAGGCCGCATCACCCGCGCCGCGGCGGTGCTGATCGACGCCGAAACCTTGCAGCCGCAGCAGGCCGAGATCGCCCGCGTGCCGACCTCGATGCCCTACGTGCCGGGCCTGCTGAGCTTTCGCGAACTGCCGGCGCTGCTGGCCGCGCTGGGCTTGCTGCGGCAGCGCCCGGACCTGGTGTTCGTCGACGGCCAGGGCATCGCCCATCCGCGCCGGCTCGGCATCGCCGCGCACTTCGGCGTGGTCAGCGGCCTGCCCAGCATCGGCGTGGCCAAGAAGTTGCTGGCCGGGCGCTATGACGAACCCGGGCCGCAGGCCGGCGAACGCAGCCCGATCGTGCACCGCGGCGAGACCGTCGGCTGGGCGCTGCGCAGCAAGCCGCGCTGCAATCCGTTGATCGTCTCGCCCGGCCACCGCGTCGCGGTGGACAGCGCGCTGCACTGGACCCTGCGCTACCTGCGCGGCTACCGGCTGCCGGAGCCGACCCGCCTGGCCGACCGGCTGGCCTCGCGCCGCGGCGAGGTGGCGGTGCAGGCCGCCGGTATCATCGGTCG